One genomic segment of Mytilus trossulus isolate FHL-02 chromosome 4, PNRI_Mtr1.1.1.hap1, whole genome shotgun sequence includes these proteins:
- the LOC134716747 gene encoding zinc transporter ZIP1-like, with product MDVVLVKVLILFGLFVATFLFGFIPVKCIYHYRKNLETSRVYRRVLSTLNCFAAGVFMATCLLDLLPETIEALEPHIKESAKFEHYPVAQFIMVMGLMLMLAVEQCVMIYQEKREIISHDSNDTMRMKAIKTERTVLSSKDDFRISYISSSGVEIDDHAVEKKSKDLESCVTLSVKNSETNSSTLRSILLLVALSLHSIFEGIAGGLEKQTTDVVEIFIGISIHKVIVAFSLGMALSQSELTFWAQIRSIVTFALATPIGMVIGLLIIEFGQGTTSSLAVGILQGIACGTFLYVTFFEILQHELTKPDIRLIKTLFLFLGFICMSGLFLIHDHDEN from the coding sequence ATGGATGTTGTACtagtaaaagttttgattcTTTTTGGACTCTTTGTGGCTACGTTTCTTTTTGGATTTATTCCTGTGAAATGTATCTATCATTATAGGAAAAACTTAGAAACATCAAGAGTGTATCGGCGTGTATTAAGTACTCTCAACTGTTTTGCTGCAGGTGTATTCATGGCTACATGTCTGTTGGATCTACTTCCTGAAACAATAGAGGCTTTAGAACCACATATCAAGGAATCTGCGAAATTCGAGCATTACCCTGTGGCTCAGTTTATAATGGTTATGGGGCTAATGCTAATGTTAGCCGTGGAACAATGTGTAATGATTTACCAGGAAAAACGAGAAATAATTAGCCATGACTCAAATGATACGATGAGAATGAAAGCAATCAAAACCGAAAGAACCGTTTTATCAAGCAAAGATGATTTTCGCATATCATATATTTCTTCATCGGGTGTTGAAATAGACGACCATGCAGTAGAGAAGAAATCAAAAGACTTAGAGAGCTGTGTTACTCTGTCGGTGAAGAACTCTGAAACAAACAGTTCCACTTTGAGATCTATCTTGCTGTTGGTAGCTTTATCTTTGCATTCTATTTTCGAAGGAATAGCTGGCGGACTAGAGAAACAAACCACTGATgttgttgaaatttttattgGCATCAGTATTCACAAAGTGATTGTTGCCTTCAGTTTAGGTATGGCATTAAGCCAAAGCGAACTTACGTTTTGGGCACAGATACGATCTATTGTTACTTTTGCCTTAGCTACGCCGATCGGGATGGTTATTGGTTTGTTAATTATTGAATTTGGCCAAGGAACGACATCTTCTTTAGCAGTGGGGATCTTGCAAGGAATAGCTTGTGGAACATTCTTGTATGTCACATTCTTTGAAATACTTCAACATGAATTAACCAAGCCAGACATTCGgttaattaaaacattatttttatttcttggaTTTATATGTATGTCAGGTTTATTTTTGATACATGACCACGATGAAAACTAA